Part of the Candidatus Polarisedimenticolaceae bacterium genome, GACGCTCGATCCGAGAAACGTTCGACTGGTCGGTGCGGAGCCGTGCCGCCAGCGACTGCTGGGACAACTCGCGCGCGGCGCGGAGCTCGTGAAGAGGCATCTGCCGGGCGAGCTCCCTGGCCTGCGCCGCGGCACGCGCGCGGGCATCGGGTGACATCTTCGAGCGGAGCTTGCGGAACTTGTCAGCCATCCTCGTGTCCTTTCCGATGCAGCGTCTCGAGGTGTTCGTCGAGGAGCGCGTCGGCGATGGGGACGGCTTCCTCGTACCAGCGGTCGCGGCCCGTCTTGTCACCCCCGAACAGGAGGATCGCCGTTCGGCGAGGATCGAACGCATACAGCACTCGGAGGGGCCGCCCGTGGTGCTGGATTCGCAGTTCCCTCATGCGAGGGTGACGAGACGTCGCGATGCGGGAGGAGTGGGGGAACGGAAGGGCCGGGCCGAACCGCTCCAGGAGGCGAACGACTGCGTCCACCGAGATCTGTTCCTCCTCGTTCAGCGCGGCCCACCAACGCCCGAACACCGGCGTGTACTCGACATCCCAACCCACTCGAAGTATGCCTCCCAAAACATATGTTGTCAACGGCATCGTTGCGTGGCGTTGCACGAGTATTCGCCTCCGATTCGGCACGTGCGGGGAAGCACTGGAGTCGATTCCGGGGTTGCGGCTACGAAACCCCTACCGGAGCCGGGGGGACTTGACCCCTTGACCCGATCGC contains:
- a CDS encoding XRE family transcriptional regulator is translated as MADKFRKLRSKMSPDARARAAAQARELARQMPLHELRAARELSQQSLAARLRTDQSNVSRIERRADMYVSTLRAYIEAMGGELEITARFPDGVVRITQFGEI
- a CDS encoding type II toxin-antitoxin system RelE/ParE family toxin, encoding MGWDVEYTPVFGRWWAALNEEEQISVDAVVRLLERFGPALPFPHSSRIATSRHPRMRELRIQHHGRPLRVLYAFDPRRTAILLFGGDKTGRDRWYEEAVPIADALLDEHLETLHRKGHEDG